One Oryza glaberrima chromosome 11, OglaRS2, whole genome shotgun sequence genomic region harbors:
- the LOC127754419 gene encoding disease resistance protein RGA5-like isoform X3 — protein sequence MHIEIYLSPNSSAKLEGDKPCRHGEIQGVGKTALAKQVFCELRGRFECRAFVQVSRMPDTKRLLRSMLSQFRRHNRLPADRCTVQDLIDNIRDHIQDKRYFIVIDDLWETTSWDIINSAFPKGQDCSRILMTTTIEDVALECCDYQSDDICKMKPLSRDDSLNLFLNSAFGSEQNCSERLREVSTEIVRNCGGLPLGIINIARLLASEVDNLELWHHVQKHLSSSMATNHTSEDKLRNIVRLCYRCLPCRLKTCLQYLTMYPEGCIIWKADLVKQWTAEDFTRETEREDANAVADSYFDELVSRGMMQPNNRTYSDMVLSCTVHHMVFDVVKDMSVEENFTTALDYSQPITRLNFKVRRLSLHVSNTKYATKPVHISLSQARSLNFYGLAECLPSTLQFKQLRVLILEFWGDQEEFDLRGIFRLLQLRYVQVTTDMIVKLPATVQSLQYLETLQLNARVANVPSDIVHLPKLLYLRLRDVANLPDNIGCMASLCTLESLDLSNNSEQNVWGLGEMTNLQELYLNCSTELSGRLKRNLTALASSLGKLRKLRTLILAPSSGTSMYMDCSSIVSSPPLCLQRLELLPTICIFSRLPKWIGQLKRLRILKIVVRELLCSDVHSLTMLQELTVLSLDVQQSTEETIVFNDKAFPVLKYFKFRCGVLRLAFQAEAMPNLQKLKLEFNVHRGEQYGDILTGIEHLLNLQEIIGQIGAAAGAEESDKRAAEFALSDATKKHSRISRFNIRWINCVEEDVRVSKISDLQGISSSSDEEKQKANEPSGTDITIEDESPFSHEPNYDVPRAYKAEIESEEVPHAELADASRSSDSIDNRRRQRRSIEPSSFSRDRLSQPRKHSDPTDVASAVPKFGEWDSPLRPADNYTSIFNRAREEKRSQVEKPSVFDKDDLPVRRSRNDGHASTKCSCFGWCK from the exons ATGCACATCGAGATTTACCTGTCCCCAAATTCCAGCGCCAAACTGGAAGGGGATAAACCTTGTCGGCATGGGGAAATCCAAG GTGTGGGCAAGACTGCGCTTGCCAAACAAGTGTTCTGCGAACTTCGAGGGCGATTCGAGTGTCGAGCTTTTGTGCAGGTCTCAAGGATGCCAGATACCAAAAGGCTTCTTCGAAGCATGCTCTCACAATTTCGACGCCATAATCGACTACCGGCTGATCGCTGCACAGTGCAAGACCTTATTGACAACATTCGTGATCATATTCAAGATAAGAG GTATTTCATTGTAATTGATGATTTATGGGAAACAACATCTTGGGATATCATTAACAGTGCTTTTCCTAAGGGACAGGACTGTAGTAGAATATTAATGACAACAACTATTGAGGATGTAGCTCTAGAGTGCTGTGATTATCAATCTGACGATATCTGTAAGATGAAGCCTCTTAGCAGAGATGACTCTCTAAACTTGTTCTTGAACAGTGCATTCGGCTCTGAACAAAATTGTTCTGAACGGTTGAGGGAAGTTTCAACTGAAATTGTCAGAAATTGTGGTGGGCTGCCACTAGGAATTATCAATATAGCCAGACTTTTGGCGAGCGAAGTGGACAACTTGGAGCTATGGCACCATGTGCAGAAACATTTATCTTCTAGTATGGCAACAAATCACACTTCAGAAGACAAGCTCAGAAATATAGTCCGCCTTTGCTACAGATGTCTTCCCTGTCGTTTGAAGACCTGTCTGCAATATCTTACAATGTATCCAGAGGGGTGCATAATCTGGAAGGCCGATTTGGTAAAACAATGGACTGCTGAAGATTTTACCAGGGAAACAGAAAGGGAAGATGCCAATGCAGTAGCAGATAGCTATTTTGATGAGCTTGTCAGCAGGGGAATGATGCAACCTAATAACAGAACCTACAGTGACATGGTGTTGTCTTGTACAGTCCATCACATGGTATTTGATGTTGTCAAGGACATGTCTGTTGAAGAGAACTTCACCACTGCATTAGATTACTCTCAACCTATTACAAGACTTAATTTCAAGGTCCGTCGATTGTCTCTCCATGTCAGCAATACCAAATATGCAACAAAACCGGTGCACATATCACTGTCACAAGCTCGGTCACTCAACTTCTATGGACTAGCTGAGTGTCTGCCTTCGACTTTGCAGTTCAAGCAACTTAGAGTTCTAATACTTGAATTTTGGGGTGATCAAGAGGAGTTTGATCTCAGAGGAATTTTCAGATTGTTACAACTGAGATACGTGCAGGTTACAACTGATATGATCGTTAAGCTACCAGCCACCGTACAGAGCTTACAATATTTGGAAACACTGCAACTAAATGCAAGAGTAGCGAATGTTCCATCGGATATTGTTCATCTCCCGAAATTATTGTACTTACGTCTTCGAGATGTGGCAAATCTGCCTGACAACATTGGCTGCATGGCATCTCTATGCACGCTAGAGTCATTAGACCTCAGCAATAACTCTGAACAAAATGTGTGGGGTCTTGGAGAGATGACGAACCTGCAAGAACTTTATCTCAACTGCTCTACAGAATTGTCTGGCCGCCTGAAGAGAAATCTTACCGCTCTAGCTTCTTCTCTAGGGAAACTTCGTAAACTAAGAACTCTTATTCTGGCTCCTTCTTCAGGCACGAGCATGTACATGGATTGCTCGAGCATCGTTTCATCTCCGCCCCTCTGTCTTCAGAGACTTGAGTTATTACCTACCATTTGCATCTTTTCCAGACTGCCCAAATGGATCGGACAGTTAAAGAGACTCCGCATTCTGAAAATTGTTGTTAGAGAACTGCTATGCAGTGATGTTCATAGCCTCACAATGTTACAGGAGCTCACTGTTCTCTCATTGGATGTCCAGCAATCCACTGAAGAAACAATTGTCTTTAACGACAAGGCATTCCCAGTTCTCAAGTATTTCAAATTCAGATGTGGTGTGCTGCGCCTTGCTTTTCAGGCGGAGGCAATGCCAAATCTCCAGAAGCTCAAGTTAGAATTCAATGTCCACAGGGGGGAACAGTATGGTGATATTCTTACCGGCATTGAACACCTGTTGAACCTTCAAGAGATCATTGGACAAATTGGAGCTGCTGCGGGTGCAGAGGAATCTGACAAGAGAGCCGCTGAGTTTGCGTTAAGTGATGCCACTAAGAAGCATTCGAGGATTTCTAGATTCAACATACGATGGATTAATTGTGTTGAAGAAGA TGTCAGGGTTTCCAAGATTTCAGATTTACAAGGAATATCTTCAAGTTCAG atGAAGAAAAGCAAAAGGCTAATGAGCCAAGTGGGACAGATATTACGATTGAGGACGAGTCGCCATTTTCTCACGAGCCAAATTATGATGTTCCACGGGCATACAAG GCAGAGATAGAAAGCGAAGAAGTTCCTCACGCGGAATTAGCAGATGCCTCTCGCTCAAGCGATTCAATCGACAATCGTCGACGGCAACGCCGGTCAATCGAGCCTTCTTCTTTCTCCCGCGATCGCCTCAGCCAGCCGAGGAAGCACTCGGACCCGACAGACGTCGCGTCCGCCGTGCCAAAGTTCGGCGAGTGGGACTCGCCGCTCCGCCCGGCAGACAACTACACAAGCATCTTTAACAGGGCGAGGGAAGAAAAGCGTAGTCAGGTAGAGAAGCCGTCGGTGTTTGACAAGGATGACCTACCAGTTAGAAGAAGTCGCAACGACGGCCACGCCTCCACG AAATGCTCCTGCTTTGGATGGTGCAAATAG
- the LOC127754419 gene encoding disease resistance protein RGA5-like isoform X1 — protein sequence MEMEVPTSASMGAMGSLLRKLHVLLTPEYQQLIEPVKDGIELLLQDLEAVKAAMVDLSEMETPTMMARHWMNEVRDLSYDIEDYIDNTMDSCSNSGADLESFDCGRIGEFGASIKEARQRHEIYELGRCTSRFTCPQIPAPNWKGINLVGMGKSKVELTNKLTDGSLPQLKVVSILGCAGVGKTALAKQVFCELRGRFECRAFVQVSRMPDTKRLLRSMLSQFRRHNRLPADRCTVQDLIDNIRDHIQDKRYFIVIDDLWETTSWDIINSAFPKGQDCSRILMTTTIEDVALECCDYQSDDICKMKPLSRDDSLNLFLNSAFGSEQNCSERLREVSTEIVRNCGGLPLGIINIARLLASEVDNLELWHHVQKHLSSSMATNHTSEDKLRNIVRLCYRCLPCRLKTCLQYLTMYPEGCIIWKADLVKQWTAEDFTRETEREDANAVADSYFDELVSRGMMQPNNRTYSDMVLSCTVHHMVFDVVKDMSVEENFTTALDYSQPITRLNFKVRRLSLHVSNTKYATKPVHISLSQARSLNFYGLAECLPSTLQFKQLRVLILEFWGDQEEFDLRGIFRLLQLRYVQVTTDMIVKLPATVQSLQYLETLQLNARVANVPSDIVHLPKLLYLRLRDVANLPDNIGCMASLCTLESLDLSNNSEQNVWGLGEMTNLQELYLNCSTELSGRLKRNLTALASSLGKLRKLRTLILAPSSGTSMYMDCSSIVSSPPLCLQRLELLPTICIFSRLPKWIGQLKRLRILKIVVRELLCSDVHSLTMLQELTVLSLDVQQSTEETIVFNDKAFPVLKYFKFRCGVLRLAFQAEAMPNLQKLKLEFNVHRGEQYGDILTGIEHLLNLQEIIGQIGAAAGAEESDKRAAEFALSDATKKHSRISRFNIRWINCVEEDVRVSKISDLQGISSSSDEEKQKANEPSGTDITIEDESPFSHEPNYDVPRAYKAEIESEEVPHAELADASRSSDSIDNRRRQRRSIEPSSFSRDRLSQPRKHSDPTDVASAVPKFGEWDSPLRPADNYTSIFNRAREEKRSQVEKPSVFDKDDLPVRRSRNDGHASTKCSCFGWCK from the exons ATGGAGATGGAGGTCCCGACGAGTGCTTCCATGGGTGCCATGGGGTCGCTTCTCAGAAAGCTCCATGTACTACTCACTCCCGAATACCAGCAGCTGATAGAGCCAGTGAAGGACGGGATCGAGCTCCTCCTACAAGATCTGGAAGCCGTAAAGGCCGCCATGGTGGATCTGTCAGAGATGGAGACTCCAACCATGATGGCGAGGCACTGGATGAACGAGGTTCGTGACCTATCTTATGACATTGAGGACTACATCGACAATACGATGGACTCCTGCTCTAATTCAGGTGCAGATTTGGAATCATTCGACTGCGGCCGAATTGGGGAATTTGGAGCTTCTATTAAGGAGGCCCGGCAACGGCACGAGATCTATGAGCTTGGCCGATGCACATCGAGATTTACCTGTCCCCAAATTCCAGCGCCAAACTGGAAGGGGATAAACCTTGTCGGCATGGGGAAATCCAAGGTCGAGCTTACCAACAAGCTCACCGACGGTTCCTTGCCTCAGCTGAAAGTAGTATCCATTCTTGGATGTGCAGGTGTGGGCAAGACTGCGCTTGCCAAACAAGTGTTCTGCGAACTTCGAGGGCGATTCGAGTGTCGAGCTTTTGTGCAGGTCTCAAGGATGCCAGATACCAAAAGGCTTCTTCGAAGCATGCTCTCACAATTTCGACGCCATAATCGACTACCGGCTGATCGCTGCACAGTGCAAGACCTTATTGACAACATTCGTGATCATATTCAAGATAAGAG GTATTTCATTGTAATTGATGATTTATGGGAAACAACATCTTGGGATATCATTAACAGTGCTTTTCCTAAGGGACAGGACTGTAGTAGAATATTAATGACAACAACTATTGAGGATGTAGCTCTAGAGTGCTGTGATTATCAATCTGACGATATCTGTAAGATGAAGCCTCTTAGCAGAGATGACTCTCTAAACTTGTTCTTGAACAGTGCATTCGGCTCTGAACAAAATTGTTCTGAACGGTTGAGGGAAGTTTCAACTGAAATTGTCAGAAATTGTGGTGGGCTGCCACTAGGAATTATCAATATAGCCAGACTTTTGGCGAGCGAAGTGGACAACTTGGAGCTATGGCACCATGTGCAGAAACATTTATCTTCTAGTATGGCAACAAATCACACTTCAGAAGACAAGCTCAGAAATATAGTCCGCCTTTGCTACAGATGTCTTCCCTGTCGTTTGAAGACCTGTCTGCAATATCTTACAATGTATCCAGAGGGGTGCATAATCTGGAAGGCCGATTTGGTAAAACAATGGACTGCTGAAGATTTTACCAGGGAAACAGAAAGGGAAGATGCCAATGCAGTAGCAGATAGCTATTTTGATGAGCTTGTCAGCAGGGGAATGATGCAACCTAATAACAGAACCTACAGTGACATGGTGTTGTCTTGTACAGTCCATCACATGGTATTTGATGTTGTCAAGGACATGTCTGTTGAAGAGAACTTCACCACTGCATTAGATTACTCTCAACCTATTACAAGACTTAATTTCAAGGTCCGTCGATTGTCTCTCCATGTCAGCAATACCAAATATGCAACAAAACCGGTGCACATATCACTGTCACAAGCTCGGTCACTCAACTTCTATGGACTAGCTGAGTGTCTGCCTTCGACTTTGCAGTTCAAGCAACTTAGAGTTCTAATACTTGAATTTTGGGGTGATCAAGAGGAGTTTGATCTCAGAGGAATTTTCAGATTGTTACAACTGAGATACGTGCAGGTTACAACTGATATGATCGTTAAGCTACCAGCCACCGTACAGAGCTTACAATATTTGGAAACACTGCAACTAAATGCAAGAGTAGCGAATGTTCCATCGGATATTGTTCATCTCCCGAAATTATTGTACTTACGTCTTCGAGATGTGGCAAATCTGCCTGACAACATTGGCTGCATGGCATCTCTATGCACGCTAGAGTCATTAGACCTCAGCAATAACTCTGAACAAAATGTGTGGGGTCTTGGAGAGATGACGAACCTGCAAGAACTTTATCTCAACTGCTCTACAGAATTGTCTGGCCGCCTGAAGAGAAATCTTACCGCTCTAGCTTCTTCTCTAGGGAAACTTCGTAAACTAAGAACTCTTATTCTGGCTCCTTCTTCAGGCACGAGCATGTACATGGATTGCTCGAGCATCGTTTCATCTCCGCCCCTCTGTCTTCAGAGACTTGAGTTATTACCTACCATTTGCATCTTTTCCAGACTGCCCAAATGGATCGGACAGTTAAAGAGACTCCGCATTCTGAAAATTGTTGTTAGAGAACTGCTATGCAGTGATGTTCATAGCCTCACAATGTTACAGGAGCTCACTGTTCTCTCATTGGATGTCCAGCAATCCACTGAAGAAACAATTGTCTTTAACGACAAGGCATTCCCAGTTCTCAAGTATTTCAAATTCAGATGTGGTGTGCTGCGCCTTGCTTTTCAGGCGGAGGCAATGCCAAATCTCCAGAAGCTCAAGTTAGAATTCAATGTCCACAGGGGGGAACAGTATGGTGATATTCTTACCGGCATTGAACACCTGTTGAACCTTCAAGAGATCATTGGACAAATTGGAGCTGCTGCGGGTGCAGAGGAATCTGACAAGAGAGCCGCTGAGTTTGCGTTAAGTGATGCCACTAAGAAGCATTCGAGGATTTCTAGATTCAACATACGATGGATTAATTGTGTTGAAGAAGA TGTCAGGGTTTCCAAGATTTCAGATTTACAAGGAATATCTTCAAGTTCAG atGAAGAAAAGCAAAAGGCTAATGAGCCAAGTGGGACAGATATTACGATTGAGGACGAGTCGCCATTTTCTCACGAGCCAAATTATGATGTTCCACGGGCATACAAG GCAGAGATAGAAAGCGAAGAAGTTCCTCACGCGGAATTAGCAGATGCCTCTCGCTCAAGCGATTCAATCGACAATCGTCGACGGCAACGCCGGTCAATCGAGCCTTCTTCTTTCTCCCGCGATCGCCTCAGCCAGCCGAGGAAGCACTCGGACCCGACAGACGTCGCGTCCGCCGTGCCAAAGTTCGGCGAGTGGGACTCGCCGCTCCGCCCGGCAGACAACTACACAAGCATCTTTAACAGGGCGAGGGAAGAAAAGCGTAGTCAGGTAGAGAAGCCGTCGGTGTTTGACAAGGATGACCTACCAGTTAGAAGAAGTCGCAACGACGGCCACGCCTCCACG AAATGCTCCTGCTTTGGATGGTGCAAATAG
- the LOC127754419 gene encoding disease resistance protein RGA5-like isoform X2 — MEMEVPTSASMGAMGSLLRKLHVLLTPEYQQLIEPVKDGIELLLQDLEAVKAAMVDLSEMETPTMMARHWMNEVRDLSYDIEDYIDNTMDSCSNSGADLESFDCGRIGEFGASIKEARQRHEIYELGRCTSRFTCPQIPAPNWKGINLVGMGKSKVELTNKLTDGSLPQLKVVSILGCAGVGKTALAKQVFCELRGRFECRAFVQVSRMPDTKRLLRSMLSQFRRHNRLPADRCTVQDLIDNIRDHIQDKRYFIVIDDLWETTSWDIINSAFPKGQDCSRILMTTTIEDVALECCDYQSDDICKMKPLSRDDSLNLFLNSAFGSEQNCSERLREVSTEIVRNCGGLPLGIINIARLLASEVDNLELWHHVQKHLSSSMATNHTSEDKLRNIVRLCYRCLPCRLKTCLQYLTMYPEGCIIWKADLVKQWTAEDFTRETEREDANAVADSYFDELVSRGMMQPNNRTYSDMVLSCTVHHMVFDVVKDMSVEENFTTALDYSQPITRLNFKVRRLSLHVSNTKYATKPVHISLSQARSLNFYGLAECLPSTLQFKQLRVLILEFWGDQEEFDLRGIFRLLQLRYVQVTTDMIVKLPATVQSLQYLETLQLNARVANVPSDIVHLPKLLYLRLRDVANLPDNIGCMASLCTLESLDLSNNSEQNVWGLGEMTNLQELYLNCSTELSGRLKRNLTALASSLGKLRKLRTLILAPSSGTSMYMDCSSIVSSPPLCLQRLELLPTICIFSRLPKWIGQLKRLRILKIVVRELLCSDVHSLTMLQELTVLSLDVQQSTEETIVFNDKAFPVLKYFKFRCGVLRLAFQAEAMPNLQKLKLEFNVHRGEQYGDILTGIEHLLNLQEIIGQIGAAAGAEESDKRAAEFALSDATKKHSRISRFNIRWINCVEEDVRVSKISDLQGISSSSDEEKQKANEPSGTDITIEDESPFSHEPNYDVPRAYKVAKVITDKSHFSIR; from the exons ATGGAGATGGAGGTCCCGACGAGTGCTTCCATGGGTGCCATGGGGTCGCTTCTCAGAAAGCTCCATGTACTACTCACTCCCGAATACCAGCAGCTGATAGAGCCAGTGAAGGACGGGATCGAGCTCCTCCTACAAGATCTGGAAGCCGTAAAGGCCGCCATGGTGGATCTGTCAGAGATGGAGACTCCAACCATGATGGCGAGGCACTGGATGAACGAGGTTCGTGACCTATCTTATGACATTGAGGACTACATCGACAATACGATGGACTCCTGCTCTAATTCAGGTGCAGATTTGGAATCATTCGACTGCGGCCGAATTGGGGAATTTGGAGCTTCTATTAAGGAGGCCCGGCAACGGCACGAGATCTATGAGCTTGGCCGATGCACATCGAGATTTACCTGTCCCCAAATTCCAGCGCCAAACTGGAAGGGGATAAACCTTGTCGGCATGGGGAAATCCAAGGTCGAGCTTACCAACAAGCTCACCGACGGTTCCTTGCCTCAGCTGAAAGTAGTATCCATTCTTGGATGTGCAGGTGTGGGCAAGACTGCGCTTGCCAAACAAGTGTTCTGCGAACTTCGAGGGCGATTCGAGTGTCGAGCTTTTGTGCAGGTCTCAAGGATGCCAGATACCAAAAGGCTTCTTCGAAGCATGCTCTCACAATTTCGACGCCATAATCGACTACCGGCTGATCGCTGCACAGTGCAAGACCTTATTGACAACATTCGTGATCATATTCAAGATAAGAG GTATTTCATTGTAATTGATGATTTATGGGAAACAACATCTTGGGATATCATTAACAGTGCTTTTCCTAAGGGACAGGACTGTAGTAGAATATTAATGACAACAACTATTGAGGATGTAGCTCTAGAGTGCTGTGATTATCAATCTGACGATATCTGTAAGATGAAGCCTCTTAGCAGAGATGACTCTCTAAACTTGTTCTTGAACAGTGCATTCGGCTCTGAACAAAATTGTTCTGAACGGTTGAGGGAAGTTTCAACTGAAATTGTCAGAAATTGTGGTGGGCTGCCACTAGGAATTATCAATATAGCCAGACTTTTGGCGAGCGAAGTGGACAACTTGGAGCTATGGCACCATGTGCAGAAACATTTATCTTCTAGTATGGCAACAAATCACACTTCAGAAGACAAGCTCAGAAATATAGTCCGCCTTTGCTACAGATGTCTTCCCTGTCGTTTGAAGACCTGTCTGCAATATCTTACAATGTATCCAGAGGGGTGCATAATCTGGAAGGCCGATTTGGTAAAACAATGGACTGCTGAAGATTTTACCAGGGAAACAGAAAGGGAAGATGCCAATGCAGTAGCAGATAGCTATTTTGATGAGCTTGTCAGCAGGGGAATGATGCAACCTAATAACAGAACCTACAGTGACATGGTGTTGTCTTGTACAGTCCATCACATGGTATTTGATGTTGTCAAGGACATGTCTGTTGAAGAGAACTTCACCACTGCATTAGATTACTCTCAACCTATTACAAGACTTAATTTCAAGGTCCGTCGATTGTCTCTCCATGTCAGCAATACCAAATATGCAACAAAACCGGTGCACATATCACTGTCACAAGCTCGGTCACTCAACTTCTATGGACTAGCTGAGTGTCTGCCTTCGACTTTGCAGTTCAAGCAACTTAGAGTTCTAATACTTGAATTTTGGGGTGATCAAGAGGAGTTTGATCTCAGAGGAATTTTCAGATTGTTACAACTGAGATACGTGCAGGTTACAACTGATATGATCGTTAAGCTACCAGCCACCGTACAGAGCTTACAATATTTGGAAACACTGCAACTAAATGCAAGAGTAGCGAATGTTCCATCGGATATTGTTCATCTCCCGAAATTATTGTACTTACGTCTTCGAGATGTGGCAAATCTGCCTGACAACATTGGCTGCATGGCATCTCTATGCACGCTAGAGTCATTAGACCTCAGCAATAACTCTGAACAAAATGTGTGGGGTCTTGGAGAGATGACGAACCTGCAAGAACTTTATCTCAACTGCTCTACAGAATTGTCTGGCCGCCTGAAGAGAAATCTTACCGCTCTAGCTTCTTCTCTAGGGAAACTTCGTAAACTAAGAACTCTTATTCTGGCTCCTTCTTCAGGCACGAGCATGTACATGGATTGCTCGAGCATCGTTTCATCTCCGCCCCTCTGTCTTCAGAGACTTGAGTTATTACCTACCATTTGCATCTTTTCCAGACTGCCCAAATGGATCGGACAGTTAAAGAGACTCCGCATTCTGAAAATTGTTGTTAGAGAACTGCTATGCAGTGATGTTCATAGCCTCACAATGTTACAGGAGCTCACTGTTCTCTCATTGGATGTCCAGCAATCCACTGAAGAAACAATTGTCTTTAACGACAAGGCATTCCCAGTTCTCAAGTATTTCAAATTCAGATGTGGTGTGCTGCGCCTTGCTTTTCAGGCGGAGGCAATGCCAAATCTCCAGAAGCTCAAGTTAGAATTCAATGTCCACAGGGGGGAACAGTATGGTGATATTCTTACCGGCATTGAACACCTGTTGAACCTTCAAGAGATCATTGGACAAATTGGAGCTGCTGCGGGTGCAGAGGAATCTGACAAGAGAGCCGCTGAGTTTGCGTTAAGTGATGCCACTAAGAAGCATTCGAGGATTTCTAGATTCAACATACGATGGATTAATTGTGTTGAAGAAGA TGTCAGGGTTTCCAAGATTTCAGATTTACAAGGAATATCTTCAAGTTCAG atGAAGAAAAGCAAAAGGCTAATGAGCCAAGTGGGACAGATATTACGATTGAGGACGAGTCGCCATTTTCTCACGAGCCAAATTATGATGTTCCACGGGCATACAAG gtggCAAAAGTAATAACAGATAAATCCCATTTCAGTATCCGCTAA